The Flavobacterium johnsoniae UW101 genomic interval TATTTGGTTTTAAAACGTTATTTTAAATATTTCGGGTTATTGTTTTTATGGCCTTTAATTTTTGCTTACAGCCGAATTTATTTAGGATTACATTATCCGGGAGATATTCTGGCAGGATATTTCTTTGGAGCTCTTTTTGGGTTCCTGATCTTTCTAGCATACCGAAGATTGAAACCGCAATATTTTCCAGGATAATTTAAGGTTTTGAGTTTTTAAGATACTAAGGCTCTAAGTTTTTTTAAAGAGCAAAATAAAAAAGGTTTTAGCTAAAATACACGGAGTATTTGGCTAAAACCTTTTTTATGTTTAAATCTCCTTTTTTCAGCTTTAGCTGGAAAAAATATATAAAATTAGATCCTTAGTACCTTAGCAGCTTAGTAACTTAGAACCTCAGCGTCTATAAAACTCTGCTTACCGTCAGCCCATCACGAATTGGCAGTAAAACCGTTTCTACTCTTGGATCATCTTTTAAAAGCTGATTGTATTCTAAAAGTACTTTTGTACTCGTATCATTTGGGTGAACAGGCTCAAGTATTTTACCGCTCCACAAAACATTATCAGATAAAATAATACCGCCTTTATTCATCTTTGGAACAATCATTTCCCAGTAATTGAGGTAATTTTCCTTATCTGCATCAATAAATACCAAATCAAATTTTACATCAATGGTTGGGATAATATCGACAGCTTCGCCTAAATGCTGAAAAATTTGTTTTCCCCAAGGCGATGCATCAAAATATTTTCTCTGAAAATCGACTAATTCTTCTTTAATGTCAATAGTGTGTAATTGTCCGTTTTCCTGCATTCCTTCGCATAGGCAAAGCGCTGCATAACCGGTATAAGTCCCGATTTCAAGAATATTAACCGGACGTATTAGTTTGGATAACATACTTAAAACACGACCCTGAAAATGTCCGCTCAACATTCGCGGCAAAAGTATTTTCTGGTACGTTTCTTTATTAAGTTTTGCTAATAATTCTGGTTCATTTTCAGAATGCTGTTCAATATAATCTTCTAATTCTTGTGATATAAAATGCATCTTGTAGTTGTTCTAATTGAATGCAAAAATACAAAAAATATCCGCTGGCTTTTTTGCATAAAAAAACCATTCGGTTTAAGAATGGCTTTTCGTTTTTAGTTTTAATTTGAAAGCTTATTTTTTCAAAGCTTCATTTACATCTTTTGCTGTTTTTACAGTTCCGTCTTTGGCAGCTTTAGCTGCATTTTCAACTTTTTCTGCACCTTTTTTAGTTGCGTCTTTTACATCAGCTGCGGTTTTCTTTGCTGCATTTTCAACATCTGTTGCTGCTTTTTTTGTAGCGTCTTTCACGTCAGTGGCAGCGTTTTGTGTAGCGTCTTTTGCTTTTGTGGCAGCACTTTCGGCTTTGCTTACAGCGCTGTCTTTTACTTCTTCAATATCTGTAGTTAATGAGTCTACTCTGTTTCCAAGAGTTAATTCTTCATCGGCAGGTTTAGTTTCTTTTTTCTCACAAGATTGAACCCCAAATGCTAATAATGCAACAACAGCTAAACTTAAAATTTGTTTTTTCATAATGAATGTCTTTTTTTAGGTTATAAAATTTAAAAGGTTATAAAGTGGAATAATAAAAATACAAATTTTAAAATAACGGCACCCTTTGTAAGATTATTTTTCTTTTGAGTGCAAGACAATTCTTGTGCCAAACTTTTTTAGTTTTAAAAAGTTGAAGTATTTTTTTTTGGTTGAAAATTGAGAAGTATTTGAAGTTGTGTTTTTTAGTCTTTGTACAGACTGAAATTGATTACGATATCATCTTTAACTTTTATTAAACCGGCCATTTTTACGGGCGGTTCCAGTTCTATATCAGAAAACTTTAAGCTGAGTGTTCCCTGAATTTTATCATCGGTATTGTATAAAATAAAGTCTTTGTATTTTAATGTTTTATCTGTGATATAAAAATTTAATCTGCATTTGTAGTTTTTTCCGCATGGTTTAATATCTGTAATAGAAACCGTGCTGTTTGGAAATTGTTTCACTTTTACAGTTCCCTGTAAATCTTTAGTCATTATTTTGTTGCCGCAATCAAAGTTCGACATTTTGATTTCGGTATTAAAAGTGTTCTTTTTAACTGAATTTACATAAACTGTATCCTTTGTAGAAAAGGTATTAGAGCAGTTGTATTTGCCAACAGTTGATACTCCGGTAATTTCTATCTTTATTTTGTTTATTACCACGGTTGTATCTTCTGGAAAAAAAGTGGGTTTAGCATTTCCTAAGAAAAAGAAAACTGCTAAACCCGTAATTAATATTTGAAATCTTGATTTCATTTTTTTTTATATTAGAATGCAATTGTTGCTTCGAATACTAAACCATTAAATTTACCGCCATAAAAGTTGTTTGGATTTCCAGCAGCAGGATCTCCTACAAATTGTGAGTAATCTTTATAGTTTTGGTTAACGTAGTTTAACTTAGCTAAAATGTTTTTAGTCATAAACCAGCCGGCACTTGCTTCAAATTTATCTACGGTAACCTTTTTAGCATCGGCATTAGATAATTTTCCAGATACTGTATTGTATTTACCTCCAAGGTAGAATTGTTCTGTTTTTCCAAATCTGTAAATAAGCTCAGAAGCATATTGATTGGCAGTACGTTTGTCGTCAGTACCAGCTTTGTCTCCACCTGAAGCTAATTCGATTGTTCCAAAGAATTCAAGTCCTTTATATTTCACAAAAGGGTTAATCATGTATGTGGTAGCCCAATTTTTGAAATTAGGGTTGAATGTTGCTTCTGGAGTAGATGTTTTACTGAAACTAGTAGGAACATCGGTAGTAGTTGTAGAAATAACATTACCATCAGCGTCGGTCTTAGTTATAGTATTTTTATAGGCGTTATTATTCAATATACCCCAATAACCAAATCCTGATCTATTAGCAGAATATATGTTTGCGTTACCAAGATTTGCATTATGATAATAAGAACCAGTTAATCTTATTCTTAAATCTTCATTAAGCTGTTTGTCATAACCCAATTTAGCTAAGATTGAAGGGCTGTGCGTTGTATTAGTGTTTGGCCCGGCAGTGTAAAAAACTTCTTCGTTACTTTGATTTAAATTACCGTTTGTAACACCTAACATACTTACCAATCCATTTCTGTTGTAGTAAACCTCCATACCCATTTCTGTAGTGAAAGAATACATGATGTTGTTTCCAACAAATGCATTTCTAATTGTATTACCATTATCAGAACCTCTAAAGTGAGCATCACCAAAATTGTTCTCCATTTGCCCAATTTTAATTGTAGCATATTTCATTACATCAGCCAGGAAGTCTTTTTTGATGAAGTCTAACTTGTCAATTTGCAGGTATCCGCCTTTTACATAAGAATCATTGTGGTGTCTAGAGGCTAAATAAATATCTAGATTTACTCGTACTCCGTCAAACAATTGAGCGCCAAGATACATATCAGCTCCAGGAAGCGTAAAATTGTTTTCAGTATTCATTAAACGATATCCGGTAATTGTTCTAACAGTAGTTCCTGAAGCTGTAGTAGTTGTAGTTGTAGAACCAGCGGGCTGATCGTTGAATGAATTTGTTGCTTGAAAATCCATATTAAAAGCACCACCAAGGTCAATACTTAGGCCTTTAAATTCTCTATTGTCTTTTTGTACGTCGAAAACGTTGATACCGTCTTTTCCTCTGGAAATTTGGTTTTGCATGTTTCCAAAACTAACTTGTGCATTAACAGCAAATGTGCTGATAAGGGTAATAAATAGGATATAAATCTTCTTCATGGCGGTTATAAATTAAAGTTTAAATTGAATTTTATAGTTAAATCTTGTCCGGTTTTAATGGTTCCAAGCATAGCAGTTGGAGATTTCATTCCAAAATCAGTAAAAGTGATTTTATTTGTTCCCTGAAGATTTAATCCATCTTTTGTAACAGTTGTTTTTACTGTTGTTTTGTAGACTTTGCTTACTCCGGCAATTGTATAAGTTCCGGTTAGTTCCCAAGTCGTTTCGTTTACTTTTTCGGCAGATTTTAAAACGTATTTAATGTTTTTGTTTTTATCTGTTTTTAAAGTCTCATACGCTACTTTATCCATGCTTTTTTTCTCGCTTTTTACACTTTCAGCTAAAAGTGTTACTGATAGAGATTCGATCTCAGTAAGCTTTGAATTGGCAATTGTTAAGTTTGCTGTTCCGGTTCCAGACGCTGATTTCATTTCCCAGTCATGAAGTGTTGAAGTTCCCGCAACAGAGAAAGTAGATTTAGAGTCTAAAGTGTATGATTTTTGTGCTGTAGCAATTGAAGTGATTCCAAAGAAAGCAATTACAGCTGCGATTAATTTTAGTTTATTGGTTTTCATTTTTGTCATGTTTATATTGTTAAAAATAAGTTAATGAGTAGGCCGTTTTCTTTTTAGTACTAAAGATGTTGTTTTAACTTGTATCAAAGATCTGCCTATAATTCAGTGTAATACATGATAAAAGTCATTGTTAAAATTTTATTAAATAAGTATTTAATAACTACAACGTTTTCTTTTTAAAGGAAATCGATCAACAAGAAAAAAAAGAGCATTTATTTTTACGAAATTGTTAGTTTTTGAAGTTTTCGGCCCAAATTGAATTGGGCCGAATAATTTTCTGTTTAGCTCAAAGTGATGTTGAAAATCACTGTTAGGTCTTTTCCGGCTTTCACCACTCCAAGAGCTGCTTTAGGAGGTGTCATTTCAAAATCACCAAAAGTGATTTGATTAGAACCCTGTAAAATAAAAGTGCCGTTTATAGATGTAATTTTTACCTGAGTCTGGTATTCCTTACTTACGCCGGCAATTGTGTAAACTCCTGTTAGATTCCAGGTTGTATCGTCTACTTTTACTGCAGATTTTAAAACGTATTGAATATTTTTATGTGTTTCTGTATCTAAAGCTTCGTAAGCAACCTGATCCATGCTTGATTTGTAGCTTTTTAAGCTTTCTGCCAATAATGTAATAGTCAGGCTGTTTATGCCGGCAAGTTTAGAATCTTTAACGGTTAGGTTTGCAATAC includes:
- a CDS encoding O-methyltransferase, with protein sequence MHFISQELEDYIEQHSENEPELLAKLNKETYQKILLPRMLSGHFQGRVLSMLSKLIRPVNILEIGTYTGYAALCLCEGMQENGQLHTIDIKEELVDFQRKYFDASPWGKQIFQHLGEAVDIIPTIDVKFDLVFIDADKENYLNYWEMIVPKMNKGGIILSDNVLWSGKILEPVHPNDTSTKVLLEYNQLLKDDPRVETVLLPIRDGLTVSRVL
- a CDS encoding YceI family protein, which codes for MKSRFQILITGLAVFFFLGNAKPTFFPEDTTVVINKIKIEITGVSTVGKYNCSNTFSTKDTVYVNSVKKNTFNTEIKMSNFDCGNKIMTKDLQGTVKVKQFPNSTVSITDIKPCGKNYKCRLNFYITDKTLKYKDFILYNTDDKIQGTLSLKFSDIELEPPVKMAGLIKVKDDIVINFSLYKD
- a CDS encoding YceI family protein; translated protein: MKTNKLKLIAAVIAFFGITSIATAQKSYTLDSKSTFSVAGTSTLHDWEMKSASGTGTANLTIANSKLTEIESLSVTLLAESVKSEKKSMDKVAYETLKTDKNKNIKYVLKSAEKVNETTWELTGTYTIAGVSKVYKTTVKTTVTKDGLNLQGTNKITFTDFGMKSPTAMLGTIKTGQDLTIKFNLNFNL
- a CDS encoding YceI family protein; protein product: MKTIKSILTAIIFTTLTFQVNAQRTYTVVDTKSTFEVAGTSTVHDWVMRSTEGTGIANLTVKDSKLAGINSLTITLLAESLKSYKSSMDQVAYEALDTETHKNIQYVLKSAVKVDDTTWNLTGVYTIAGVSKEYQTQVKITSINGTFILQGSNQITFGDFEMTPPKAALGVVKAGKDLTVIFNITLS